The Shewanella mesophila genome contains the following window.
TTACCTAATGTGGGTGCCACTTTATCGCCAGCGAACTTATTGTAGGTTTTAGCTTTTTTACCAAGGTAAAGCCCACCTTTTCGCTCAATGTTGCCAATCAATACATTGGCCGCAAATAGGGCGCGGCGCATATCAAACTCTTCAGGCGTAAAGGTGGCTCTGTGGCCAAAATCCACCACGGCATGGGGCGCATGGGCAGCGTATTCATGGGCAATTCGGCGAATATCTTTGGCGGGCACATCACTCACGCCTTCTGCCCACTCTGGTGTATAGGCTTTCACTTCTTCGGCAAAGGCCTCAAAACCGACCACATGCTGCTCGATAAACTCACGGTCATACAGGTTATCTTCAATCAGTACATGGCACAGGGCTAACGCGACAGCAAGGTCAGTACCAGGGCGAATGGCAAACCACTCATCAGCTTTATCAGCAACCACGGAAAAGCGCGGCTCAAATACCACTAACTTGGCATTCTTCTCCATCTGCGCTTTCATCATGCCGCGGGTTTCAGACATGTTAATTCCCTCATAGAGGTTATGTCCGAAATTGATAATGTATTTGGAATTACCCAAATCACGCTTAACCTTGGTCCCAAATATCGCTTTAGCCGCGATAACATACCCCCCCGGGCAAGTGGAAGCATGGGTGAAACTATTGGGAGAGCCGAAGGCTTTACCTAAATGAAATAGATGGCCAGAAAGTGAACCTGACTTTGAAGAAAATGCCACGGCTTCAGCGCCATGTTTAGCTTTAATATCATTAAGGCTTTTAGCAATGGTTTGGTAGGCCTGCTTCCAAGTTATCTCTTCCCATTTTCCTTCTCCACGCTCACCTACGCGACGAAGCGGATTAACGATACGTTGCGGATCGTACAACAAACTGTGGCCAGCTCCGCCTCTGGCACATACTTTACCGCCAAAAGACTTAGCCTCTTTATTGCCGCCAATGAAGACATTTTTACCATCAACAACCCTTGCAGAAATAGGGCATCGGGTCGAGCACATTTCACAAATACTCGCCACCTCTTTACCAACGGCTTTTAATGGTTGTTGTTCTAAGGCGGCCAAACTACCGGGCAGTAGTGTCGCCAGCGCACAAGTAGCTCCACCAGCACCTGCACCCTTAATAAACGTTCGTCTATCAAGCTCTATCATGGTTTCCTCCTCATCAGCCTAGGCAGATGAAATCACACACTGTTATTAGTTTTTTTTGCCAACTTGTTGAAGGCATGCCCCATTGTTATCCCACAAAATATTCATGGGTATTGTGGTAAACCACATAGGAAAGAGGTGCGTGATCTAGCTCTGCTATTTCTAGAGGCGTTGTGAAAGAAGTGTGATATTTATGTAGATTGTTAAAACGCCAGCATTGGGCTGGCGTTTTGAAAGGGTTAAGCCGGTAAACTAATATCCATGTTGACTAACCTCAGGCCAATGCTTGTCCACTTCTTCCTTAATAAAGGATTGCTTTTGTTCAGTTAATTTTTCCAACTCTATACCAACTGCTTGCTGGGCACTCTCTTTGGTTGAGATGTCAGGATAATCGACCTGCTTGACCTCTAGCATACTTAACACCTCAGCCAAGGCGTTTCGAGCATAACTGGCCTGCTTGATTGCAGTATCGAGCAGCTCATTGCCCTCTTGTGGATTATGGGCATATAAACCGTGTGACGACATGGCAAAGTCCCAGCGCCATTGGGCGTGGCGAATGGCCATTATGGCATCATTCATGATTGGCCAACTCGCTCCCGCATCCCATGCGGCACCCGCTTCATAGTGGGCCTTAACCAGAAGTTGCTCAACTTCTCGGGCTTTAGCATCAATCTGCGCTTTACCCGATTCCAGCTTGGTCATTAGGGCTTGCTTGTCTGTGTGACAGCCTTGGCAAACCGTATCATAGTTAGGTAATGCCTTACCTACCTGATGATTGGTGAAGGTTTTACCTTTACTATCGGCCGATTGCGGCATATGACAACTAACACAGCTGACACCAGCTTTGGCATGCTCACTGCGACTCCAATGCTCAAACTCTGGATGACGCGCCTTTAA
Protein-coding sequences here:
- the phsA gene encoding thiosulfate reductase PhsA, with the protein product MIELDRRTFIKGAGAGGATCALATLLPGSLAALEQQPLKAVGKEVASICEMCSTRCPISARVVDGKNVFIGGNKEAKSFGGKVCARGGAGHSLLYDPQRIVNPLRRVGERGEGKWEEITWKQAYQTIAKSLNDIKAKHGAEAVAFSSKSGSLSGHLFHLGKAFGSPNSFTHASTCPGGYVIAAKAIFGTKVKRDLGNSKYIINFGHNLYEGINMSETRGMMKAQMEKNAKLVVFEPRFSVVADKADEWFAIRPGTDLAVALALCHVLIEDNLYDREFIEQHVVGFEAFAEEVKAYTPEWAEGVSDVPAKDIRRIAHEYAAHAPHAVVDFGHRATFTPEEFDMRRALFAANVLIGNIERKGGLYLGKKAKTYNKFAGDKVAPTLGKPGVEGLPKPTAKRIDQVDEQYAMMWSSGGIYQTILDATLEAKPYQLKAWVMSRTNPMQTMTDRARVVESLKKLDFVVCCDVYISETAAYADIILPESTYLERDEEIADKSGKNPAYYVRQRVVETIGQTKPSWQIFKELGEEMGLGQFFPWENMESLQLLQVNRDVTLWNTIKEKGYVSYGKPLMLREPSMVAAFTAKYPNAKPTDEDGTYASAMSFKTPSGKIELSSDKVEKMATGRGVIKYRPVQLKQADELYFIQGKVAVHTNGATHNIPMLANLMSDNGVWIHPLTAGKLGISSGDKIRLSSSVGSEEGTALVTPGIRQDTVFAYMGFGSKNKELARATGKGIHCGNLLPHQTAPVCGMNIHTTGITLAKI